The Syntrophorhabdaceae bacterium region AAGATTCCTCCGTTGAGATCAAGCGTTATCCCGGTGATCCAGTCCGAACGTGAAGATGCGAGAAAGATCGCTCCATCGGCCACATCCTCCGGAAGTCCGTCCTTGGGGATCGCCCGACCTACGTTCCACGTGGCAAAGACCTCGGGCGGATATTGCCTTGTCTGTTCCGTGAGTATAGGCCCCGGCGCAATGGCGTTTATATAGATACCCGAGGGGCCAACCTCCTTTGCCAGGGTCTGCGTGATAGCGATAACGCCGGCTTTGGATGCCGCGTAATTGATGCCCACGCCGGGCCGGCCAGTCCTCGCGCCTAAAGAAGCGATGTTGACAATCTTACCCCGCTTCTGATTCTTCATCACGGGGATTACGGCTTTGCAACAAAGAAAGACGCCTTTCAGGTTGATGTCAATCACCTCGTTCCACAAATCCAGGGTCATCTCTTCGATGGGTTTATGGCGGGAGATTCCCGCGTTATTCACGAGCACGTCGATGCGACCGAATTCCTTGACGACTTTTTCAACGGCGGCGACAACCTCGTCTTCATTTTTTACGTTCACCTTCTGGATCAATCTGTCAGGCCCTGATGCGACCCCCGCAAAACAGTTCATGTCAACATCCCACAGGGCAACTCTCGCGCCCTCTTCTGCAAATTTCTCCGCAATGGTCTTTCCTATTCCTTTTCCGGAGCCGGTGACAATAGCGGTGAGATTTTTTAATTCCATATGAACCTCCAGTTACGATCGCTTAACATTACTTAAAGAATATTCTTGGCAAAACCAGGGTAAACCAGGGCACGGCCGTGATGATGACGAGCCCGATCAAAAGAGTCACCAGATATGGTGCGAATGAACGGAACGTCTTTCCGACATCGATCTCAGCGAAGGTGCATGCTATGAAAATGCCCATACCCACGGGGGGAAGAAAGAGTCCTATGCCGAGGGACGCAATGGCCAGAATTCCGAAATGGAGAGGGTCGATGCCGAACTGCGTGACGAAGGGGAGAAAGATCGGCACCAGGATGAGCATGGCAGGGAGCCCTTCCAGTACTGACCCGAGCACTATGAAGGAAAGATTGCAGAACAAAAGAAAGACAAACGGAGCGGATGATATTTTTGTCACAAGTCCCGCGACCATCTGAGGCACCTGCTGCGTCGATAATATCCATGAAAGGACCGATGCAAATCCCACGAGAAGCATGACCGAACCGGTGGTCACGGCGGTACGGACGAATATGGGAACCACGTCCGACCACTTGATCTCTTTGTAGACAAACACACCCACGATGAAGGCGTACAAGACCGCCACAACGGAAATCTCGGTGGCCGTTGCTATACCGCTTAAAATACCGCCAAAGATGATCACCGGACATAAAAGCGGGATAATCGCCCCTACCACGGCCTTCATCGATTCTTTAAAAGAGAGTCGTTCCTCAACTTTAATCTTGTCCCGGACCGCCTGCACATAGATGAGGACCATAATACAGATGGCGAGAACAATTGCCGGAACGAAGCCGGCGGTAAAAAGCGCCCCCACAGACATACCGGTCATTCCACCCAAAACCACCATGGGGATACAGGGGGGGACGAGAATGCCCATGGCGGTCGCAGCGGACACGATCGAGACGGTGTTCTCCGAGGAGTAGCCCGCCTTCTTCATGGCCGGAACCAGAAGGGCCCCGATGGCAGAGACATCGGCCACGGTGGATCCCGAAATCCCGGAGAAGAAGTATTCTGCCACGACCACGACCATGCCCAGGCCTCCGCGAATATGGCCCACAAATACTTTCGCCAGATCCACGAGACGCTTGGTCACGCCGCCCGTGTTGAGAAGCTCACCTGCCAGGATAAAGAACGGTACGGCGAGGAGAGGAAAAGAGTCTATCCCGCCGATCATCCTCGTGTGGAGCACGAGATACGGGATCGTCTTGTAGAGCGCAAGGAAGAGGAGACAGGCAATACC contains the following coding sequences:
- a CDS encoding SDR family oxidoreductase, whose translation is MELKNLTAIVTGSGKGIGKTIAEKFAEEGARVALWDVDMNCFAGVASGPDRLIQKVNVKNEDEVVAAVEKVVKEFGRIDVLVNNAGISRHKPIEEMTLDLWNEVIDINLKGVFLCCKAVIPVMKNQKRGKIVNIASLGARTGRPGVGINYAASKAGVIAITQTLAKEVGPSGIYINAIAPGPILTEQTRQYPPEVFATWNVGRAIPKDGLPEDVADGAIFLASSRSDWITGITLDLNGGIFIP
- a CDS encoding TRAP transporter large permease subunit, with amino-acid sequence MLYSTGASLKYDRAVRESKTGKNPKLKQGFILEESKTMANLTKFLNKALDYFAFILVLAMTCVVFTQVTNRYIFGSPLSWTEEAARILFIWMIFVGAYLALRMNAHISIESFAKRYLSGRTRERITDLFTFLITFFLCYLIVTSVRVLQATYEGTTPVLEISFAWVHLAIPLFTLCMIIYLIAQMFKMGLKRFVSSLFMSVVIIGVVYLLFGIATFSGPILVLVSVIGMGLLILFGMPIVFSMGIACLLFLALYKTIPYLVLHTRMIGGIDSFPLLAVPFFILAGELLNTGGVTKRLVDLAKVFVGHIRGGLGMVVVVAEYFFSGISGSTVADVSAIGALLVPAMKKAGYSSENTVSIVSAATAMGILVPPCIPMVVLGGMTGMSVGALFTAGFVPAIVLAICIMVLIYVQAVRDKIKVEERLSFKESMKAVVGAIIPLLCPVIIFGGILSGIATATEISVVAVLYAFIVGVFVYKEIKWSDVVPIFVRTAVTTGSVMLLVGFASVLSWILSTQQVPQMVAGLVTKISSAPFVFLLFCNLSFIVLGSVLEGLPAMLILVPIFLPFVTQFGIDPLHFGILAIASLGIGLFLPPVGMGIFIACTFAEIDVGKTFRSFAPYLVTLLIGLVIITAVPWFTLVLPRIFFK